The window TAGAAGTCATCCTATTTGTCTGGCTGTTTGTATGCCATGGCAAAGACATTTTAAGGGGCTAGTGATGGCAGTAGTCCATCTCAAATGCAACAGCTCTCAACATCATGTttcatttttctaaaattgtatGTTTGGCTCCAATTTTGATACACTAAGCCACCTCCATTATTGAATATTTGAGTGTTCTGTTCAGTTCGTCATCATTTGTATCTTCCCCCTACTCAATTCTGTATTCTCGATAAAGTATGACTGCACCTTTGCACTTGGCGGTTTCCTGATTTACATGGTTATTCATTAACCAAGTGCTCACCATCTGCATCGGATCTAATAGTAACAGTCAGAGGTCAAACTCTGCAAATGAAGGGAGAGAATGACCAACAGGAGCCGTTTCTTGTCATCTGTAGGAATTTTTTCTATCGACGCATGTAGGTTTTATGTAGTGTACACAAAATATAATCCCTTGTTATACGAAAAATAATAACGAATTTTTGGTTTTCACCTCCCTTGTATGTTCCTGGTTCTGCTAGTGCAATGCATCTTTCTTACCATTTTGCTTAATGGGTGGTGCGAGAAATCACTTTCTGAAAACTTTGCTGGTTAAGGTACATTTTCTGGGTATTGCAGGAGTACGTTGTGGAAGATCTTGGAGGCTGTTATACCCCTCCGACTCTGGATCCAGAACATGAAGAACGTCTGCGAACACTTAAATTACTGTAAGAAAACCATAGTGAACCTTCAGACAGTCATCGTTCTTAAAACCTGTATGATATATATCGAGTCATGTCTACTTGTACTTTGAAGTTGCACCATGAAGTTTAGTTAAAACTTTGAAGTATTCGATTTTGGTTCTACGCACCTCAAGTGAACCTTGAGGTACTCCTACCTTGCACTTGTTTGCTTCTTTTACAATTTTATGTAATTAATTTGACCGAAGCATTTAATTTGAAGGACTAATTGATATATTTTCCGGGTAAAAATTATATCTTGAGAAATATTTAACGTGAACTTTGCAATGCGTATGAgagtatatttttttatttctaaatttatatattgattggtgatTTATACCTTCTGTCATAGAAAAGTGGTGAtgtaataaatttataaaaattgtgAAATACGACGATTGATCGATCATTGGTTGCAAAAAGTAAACATAAGTATTAATTTGGGGTAATTGTATACTGGAGGTTAATTTGGAATGTAATATAACGATTTaatttatctatatatatatatatatatatatatatatatattgagaaaTTGATGGTGGGAGACACTGCATGCATGAGATGAGATGGAAAATCTTTGCTTCCTCCAAATATAACCCTCCCTTCCCAAATAAAACCCTCCACAATTTCCAATCTCATATTTATTGAGCAATATCACAAACTCTATGAGTATGGATCTTTTCGTTTTAAAATCTTTTTCATTCTAAAATACCTCTTTTCACCATATCATATCGGTATCAatactttttttttaacaaaaaaaacccAGAAAAAATTATGGAAGAGAGCTTTTCCGTCGCCCTTTATTCCATTCCAGATCATCCCCATTATGAGCGCCCAATCGAGTCGGAATTCAGTGCTCTCAATCTCTCCGAAACTCCACTTCCGGCGGCTTTCATGGGACTCCACCAGATTACGGTCATGCTTTTTATACCGATGGAGATCTTGTTAATGTTGACAACCAGTTTGAGTTAGCAGCAACTAGTAGACAAttctttttatattttatattaaataaggAATGTCATAATCTCTAATCCACAATATTGTCGAATGTTGTTGGcaacttattattttgatgaATGTGTATAAAAAACGTTTATAATGTTTAATTGGTTTCATGGTTTGTGTCACCAACCGGAGTGAATCCGTCGAGATTTGGAGCGAGACAAGTGTTgggtccaatttttttttacgaGGTGCATTACAATGTTTTTATAATTTGACTGGTGATCGAACCGGTCTATCTTATAATAGTGTTTCAATCGGTCGGACCGGTTAACGAACGGTCTCACCGAAACATTGttatatcatataaaataatataatctaAATAATAATCATTGCATatgaataataaaaaatattttcaaataggaTCTAATACtcctaaaataatattttttttaaacttttaagatCCAAATAATCatgtataaatataaaaaattcaaaaaattacgAACCTGTCTCACCGGTTTTTTACCGGTAAAATGATTTTTGGGCGAAATCAAGACCGAACTCGTGCTCAGTTATCGCtatgaaaaagagaaaaaattattttttttccacATTAAAAGAACAGTTTCGAGGAAACAAAAAAAGACAAGGCTTATAGATTATGCTAGGTTCGTTGTGAGATGGTTTCAATGAACTATATTCACGAGACATATCGATCAAATTTGTATTTCTAatgaaaagtaaaaattttgACCTAAAAATACTATTTTTCATAAGTCGAGTCagaaatccgtctcacaaaatttatcTATAATGGTGTCtcgtaaaaaaatttatgtataaattattaaaaatcacATAGGGAAAACAAAGTAAGAGAATATATAatctataatatatatttataatatatttcttCTTAAAAATATGTGTTGTATTTTTATCTATTCCACCAATCATCGCAACAAAATaactttttttcttcttttcaagAAAAACCTTTGAGAAGACTAGTCAATGGTATTCAATATCATtcaatcaaaaaataaaattcaccaaatttttgttttaaaaaaaaacactcaAATCAGATTATGGAAACGTGAGGATATGTGGGGGAATCAATCAGCCGATTattataacaataataatataattatgatAGTATTAGTGAATTTGACTTTTCAATTATTTAACCAACTTTTGAAAttctaatatacatatatatatatatatatatgtatatatatatattatttaagtgTGTGACTCTTAAAATAACTGTTTTAGAagatatcaaaatatttaatttcataattatctTTTTTATCAAAAATCTTTCGCTCcatattttacataaaaaaatctaaatataACTTTTTTTAAATCGAATTACTGtactaaattaaaaataattttatgttaattatttaatattattttatcaattaaaaataatgataatatatATGCATCTtttgttaatatatataaaattttataagatAGTAcccattttattttatgaaatggATCTTGTATTAATAAATGAAgctagttatatatatatatatatatatatatatatatatatatatatatatatatatatatatatatatatataattgaagcATAGACTGAAAGATGACGATGATGGAAGAATGAGTTGCAAGTCGACAAAAGGCAGGCAGGCAGGCGTAGTGGCTCACGTTTCAGATTTCGCGTAAAGCTCACCTTACGTTATTATTtgtttcctctctttttttttttgtctttcaATCAATGGGATTTGCTTCCTTACGGAAATAACCATAAAATTGTTGCCATTGCTTCGGATTCTTAATGGCGAGGAAATTTTGGCGGGGAGATGGGTTTGGTTTAGTTATGCTGTTATTGTGTTGGGTGTTGCTCCGGAACAGCGGGCGAGCCGGCTCGGAGCCGACTGAGGATAAGCAAGTGTTGCTCGCCTTCCTCTCGCAAGTTCCACATGAGAAACGCCTGGTGTGGAACGAGTCCGAATCGGCCTGCAGCTGGGTCGGCGTGGGATGCGATGCCACCAATTCTTCCGTGTATTTTTTGAGGCTTCCAGGTGTTGGGCTCGTCGGAATTATCCCGCCGAACACACTAGGCCGGCTTACTCAGCTTCGAGTCTTAAGCCTGCGGGCCAACCGGCTGGCTGGAGAAATCCCACCTGATTTCTCCCAACTCAAGCTCCTCCGAAGCCTTTACCTCCAGAACAATGTGTTAACCGGTGATTTCCCGGCGAGTATCGCCGATATGGGTCGGCTTACTCGGCTGGACCTCTCGTCCAACAACTTCTCCGGCTCAATCCCGTTTTCGGTTGGAAATCTTACTAATTTGACAGGCCTTTTTCTTCAGAACAATGGATTCACGGGAAAAATTCCTAGCAATGTCCCACCCAAACTAGTCGATTTCAGCGTCGCCAACAACCGTCTCAACGGTTCAATCCCCACGGGGTTCGCAAAATTCCCCGCAGCCGCATTCGCGAACAACGTCGATTTGTGCGGCGACCCATTGCCTTCGTGCAACCCATTTTTCCCCTCTCCGTCTCCTTCTCCAACGTCGCCTCCCACCGCCACTCCCCACAAGAAACACAAGAAACTCTCAACGGCCGCCATTATCGGAATATCAGTTGCCGGCGGAGTACTGATACTTCTACTCATACTTTCCGTAATTTTCCTTCTCTTGAGAAGAAGAAGGACCAAAGAAAGCTCAAAAGCTCCGAAACCGCCCATAACAACAGCAGCGGCAATGGCGGTGGGGGAAGCTGGAACATCTTCATCGATAGACGACGTCTCAGGGGGTCCATTGGCGCAGCCCAGTAAGCTTGTTTTCATTCCCGACGGTGGCTACAGTTTTGATTTGGAGGATCTGCTGAGGGCCTCGGCAGAAGTGCTGGGGAAGGGGAGCGTTGGAACAAGCTACAAAGCAGTGTTAGAGGTAGGCACAGTTGTTGTGGTGAAGAGGCTCAAGGACGTAATGTATAGCAAGAAAGAATTCGAGGAGCTAATGCAGAATCTGGGCAGTGTAAAACATCAGAATCTGCTGCATTTGAGAGCTTTTTACTATTCCAAGGATGAGAAATTGCTGGTCTATGATTACTTGCCTGCTGGAAGCTTATCTGTTCTTCTTCATGGTAATTCTTTCTCTTCTTGTTCATCTAATGCCAAATCTTTCTGTTTATTTTTTTCTACATCTCAATTCCTCGCCTTCTCTGAATTTTGTTTAGCATCAATAACGaaattccaaatttctttttgtTGCGGATTATTAATGTTAacttttattcaaaaaaatcaGGACAAATTTTGTCTAAAAATACTTGTCATACTTCATCAAAATTATCTTATCTCGTCGGCGAGAGGCATAAACTAATTGGTTTGGTTTGATTCATTCAAAAGCTAAGATTTTGGAagtaagatatatatatatattctctatatatatatattgcatattCATTAGAAATGAGTAGTGAAAGCCACGACTGGAGATTTCTTCCAATTTCTTTTTCTTAGAGACTTTATTGCTCACATATTGAAATGTTGTCCAATACGAAAACCCCACTTGTTTTCAATCAATAATTGGAGATTTGGAGTCTCCACCTACCTATGTCAGAATTAGGAtctgaaaaacattttaaaagaaTACAGTTAGATAAGTttgtaatttcaaaaataacgtattttaatttcaaaagtaACATGTAACTTAAAAAGATATAAGTCGCATTATACACACAGAATTTTTCATGACATTGATTATTAGTTTTGATGGTTCATGTTTAATTGTTAACCATTGTTCTTCTAGGCCGGCCGGCCGGCTTATTTTCTTAATGCAAGAGTACATTTGGTTAAGTGTTGACCCCTTCATATGGTTTGAATCTTTTTCTatgcaatattcattaaataatatgaaaattttgTTAATTCTAAATTCCTCAAAACTGTGAAACAATAAGAGTGGCAATTGGGGTGCCTAttgcttttttttaaaaaaacaaaaactttggaaTCGCAACCGCTATTTTTTATGTGTTTTGGATAAATTTAAA is drawn from Primulina eburnea isolate SZY01 chromosome 10, ASM2296580v1, whole genome shotgun sequence and contains these coding sequences:
- the LOC140842748 gene encoding probable inactive receptor kinase At2g26730, with the translated sequence MARKFWRGDGFGLVMLLLCWVLLRNSGRAGSEPTEDKQVLLAFLSQVPHEKRLVWNESESACSWVGVGCDATNSSVYFLRLPGVGLVGIIPPNTLGRLTQLRVLSLRANRLAGEIPPDFSQLKLLRSLYLQNNVLTGDFPASIADMGRLTRLDLSSNNFSGSIPFSVGNLTNLTGLFLQNNGFTGKIPSNVPPKLVDFSVANNRLNGSIPTGFAKFPAAAFANNVDLCGDPLPSCNPFFPSPSPSPTSPPTATPHKKHKKLSTAAIIGISVAGGVLILLLILSVIFLLLRRRRTKESSKAPKPPITTAAAMAVGEAGTSSSIDDVSGGPLAQPSKLVFIPDGGYSFDLEDLLRASAEVLGKGSVGTSYKAVLEVGTVVVVKRLKDVMYSKKEFEELMQNLGSVKHQNLLHLRAFYYSKDEKLLVYDYLPAGSLSVLLHGSRGSGRSPLDWDSRLRIALCAARGIAHLHVCENIVHGNIKSSNILLKQDNLDASVSDFGLNPLFSSSTPPSHRIMGYRAPEVLETRKVTTKSDVYSFGVLLLELLTGKAPNQASLGEEGIDLPRWVQSVVREEWTAEVFDVELMRYQNVEEEMVQLLQIGMACVATVPDQRPSMQEVLKMIEEINRGDTDDAVQQSSDDTLRGGSDGQTPPLGVTS